Proteins found in one Miscanthus floridulus cultivar M001 chromosome 4, ASM1932011v1, whole genome shotgun sequence genomic segment:
- the LOC136548095 gene encoding uncharacterized protein encodes MAYLLAPPNNGAAVLPTDDDGGQLRPPTKLLGCLRTVGRPTSKTNPLLVAAVYNAADISSVDVKLVDVASGATVARLDRQGNGHFGVTGGLLCLVGTGGTAAVSVLDAATGDVTNIPAYTAPNGQNTSSAYVFGHVPATGEHKVLRVYTAGHGETKQPCEILTLGSSKQRWRPAPSPPLVVGTAPSRHWAVTRGVAHFLIPQRAEYDVIASFDLATEEWRPTLLQCPLSSDKRNCCSDSLSLVELNGCLVFVHHDYLSYAMEMWVLTTDLDRGTWLRVEPLPLGKILRGDGEIMAQPLMVLDDGRTAFWVRYPNSVVRVYNPRTGGCEDVVNLGKLCSVVGLYRGSLLGVK; translated from the coding sequence ATGGCATATCTGCTAGCACCGCCCAACAACGGGGCCgccgtcctccccacggacgacgaCGGCGGGCAGCTGCGCCCGCCTACGAAGCTCCTCGGCTGCCTCCGCACCGTCGGACGGCCAACCAGCAAGACGAACCCGCTCCTCGTCGCCGCCGTCTACAACGCCGCCGACATCTCCAGCGTCGACGTCAAGCTCGTGGACGTGGCGTCAGGCGCGACGGTCGCCCGGCTGGACCGCCAAGGCAACGGCCACTTCGGCGTCACCGGCGGCCTCCTCTGCCTCGTCGGCACCGGCGGCACGGCGGCCGTCAGCGTGCTCGACGCGGCCACCGGCGACGTCACCAACATCCCAGCCTACACGGCACCTAACGGCCAGAACACCTCGTCGGCGTACGTGTTCGGGCACGTCCCCGCGACGGGAGAGCACAAGGTGCTCCGCGTCTACACCGCTGGCCACGGCGAAACCAAGCAACCATGCGAGATCCTCACCCTCGGCAGCAGCAAGCAGCGTTGGAGGCCGGCGCCGAGCCCTCCGTTGGTCGTCGGCACGGCGCCCTCCCGGCACTGGGCGGTCACGCGAGGGGTCGCCCACTTCTTGATCCCTCAGAGGGCCGAGTACGACGTCATCGCCTCGTTCGACCTGGCGACGGAGGAGTGGAGGCCGACGCTCCTCCAGTGCCCGCTCTCCTCCGACAAGCGCAACTGCTGCAGCGACAGCCTCAGCCTGGTCGAGCTCAACGGCTGCCTGGTGTTTGTGCACCATGACTACCTGTCCTACGCCATGGAAATGTGGGTGCTGACGACGGACCTGGACAgggggacgtggctgagagtggaGCCTCTTCCTCTAGGGAAGATTCTCCGTGGCGACGGCGAAATCATGGCGCAGCCGTTGATGGTGCTCGACGATGGACGCACTGCGTTCTGGGTGCGATACCCCAATAGCGTGGTGCGGGTGTATAATCCACGGACCGGCGGCTGTGAGGATGTGGTCAATTTAGGAAAATTGTGTAGCGTTGTTGGGTTGTACAGGGGAAGCCTCTTGGGGGTCAAGTAG